In Pedobacter sp. W3I1, one DNA window encodes the following:
- a CDS encoding amidohydrolase family protein encodes MKKILLAIGLVFSTTFLFAQQTSFPVNGSFDTRPGMFAFTNATIVVNANQTLTNATLLIKGQTIQAVGAGLAVPKGYVVIDLKGKFVYPSLVDAFSSYGLTEAPVQQRGFGGQRQSIFVSTKKGAYGWNESIRPETYVKSIFSTDSKKADELRKVGFGSVNVINRDGIARGVSAAVTLNEGADNSVFLKDQTAANYSFNKGTSSNDYPTSLMGSIALLRQTYYDAQWYGKQKDEYNISLDEFSKQQAMPQLFEVDGWQNILRADKIGKEFGKKYIIKSTGDEYQRINEVKATGASLIIPLTFPKAYDVEDPAEARNVTLSQMKGWELAPTNPASLEKAGIKFALTAFGLENSRDFWANIRTAIENGLTEKQALQSVTEIPASLLGIGDKVGSLEKGKVANFLISSDNLFKNGNIIFENWVQGKRFIVNKMDVGDVRGTYNLNVDGVGALILKITGTGGGSIAAIERTGVDSLKTTATFTRNGDWVSINFNLKKNPKGDVRLSGYITSANPVTIKGESALADGTTGKFTATYKEAAKETPKKEEPKTTLAMGPVIYPFSAFGSTELPKQETVLIKNGTVWTNEKDGILQNTDVLLENGKIKAVGKNLSASGAKVIDATGKHVTAGIIDEHSHIAGAGGINEGAQSVSAEVRVADILNSEDVNIYRQLAGGVTTSHILHGSANPIGGQSQLIKLRWGKSPEELKFAGADGFIKFALGENVKQSNFGTGARFPVTRMGVEQTFVDEFTRAKEYEKALSVKGNSVRKDLELDAIVEILNNKRFITCHSYVQSEINMLIHVADSLGFKINTFTHILEGYKVADKMKAHGIAGSTFSDWWAYKNEVAEAIPYNGKIMHNVGVTTAFNSDDAEMARHLNQEAGKSVLYGNVPEEDAFKFVTLNPAKMLHIDDKVGSLKAGKDADVVIWTANPLSIYARAEKTFVDGIAYWDIDKDAQVIKTQQAEKARLIQKMLESKSKGSRTQRPTGDAPRLYNCETLENYSAELTEKEHAH; translated from the coding sequence ATGAAGAAAATTTTACTCGCCATTGGGCTGGTATTTTCTACTACATTTTTGTTTGCACAGCAAACCTCCTTTCCTGTTAACGGTTCTTTTGATACCAGACCCGGAATGTTTGCTTTTACCAATGCAACTATAGTAGTTAATGCCAACCAAACCCTAACAAATGCCACACTTTTAATCAAAGGACAAACTATCCAGGCTGTTGGTGCTGGCTTAGCCGTACCGAAAGGTTATGTTGTGATAGACCTTAAAGGAAAATTTGTTTATCCATCTTTAGTTGATGCCTTTAGCAGTTATGGTCTTACTGAAGCACCTGTACAACAGCGTGGTTTCGGAGGTCAGCGCCAATCTATTTTCGTATCGACCAAAAAAGGTGCTTACGGTTGGAACGAATCAATCCGGCCAGAAACTTATGTAAAAAGCATCTTTTCTACCGACAGTAAAAAAGCAGATGAGCTACGTAAAGTAGGCTTTGGTAGCGTAAACGTAATTAACCGCGATGGTATAGCGCGTGGTGTTTCTGCTGCTGTAACTTTAAACGAAGGCGCAGATAACAGTGTATTTTTAAAGGACCAGACCGCAGCGAATTATTCGTTTAACAAAGGAACTTCATCAAACGACTACCCTACTTCGTTAATGGGTTCGATTGCTTTATTGCGTCAAACCTATTACGATGCACAATGGTATGGCAAACAAAAAGACGAATACAACATCTCGCTCGATGAATTTAGCAAGCAACAGGCCATGCCACAGCTATTTGAGGTAGACGGTTGGCAGAATATCCTCCGTGCGGATAAAATCGGAAAAGAATTTGGCAAGAAATACATCATTAAATCTACCGGCGATGAATACCAGCGAATAAATGAGGTTAAGGCTACAGGTGCAAGTTTAATTATTCCGTTAACTTTCCCTAAAGCTTATGATGTGGAGGATCCGGCAGAGGCCAGAAATGTAACTTTATCACAAATGAAGGGCTGGGAACTGGCGCCAACCAACCCGGCAAGTTTAGAAAAAGCAGGAATTAAGTTTGCGCTAACGGCATTTGGCTTGGAAAACAGTCGCGATTTTTGGGCAAACATCCGCACGGCCATAGAAAATGGCTTAACTGAAAAACAAGCCTTACAATCAGTTACCGAAATCCCTGCTTCGCTTTTGGGCATCGGCGATAAAGTAGGCTCTTTGGAAAAAGGAAAAGTAGCCAACTTCTTAATCTCCTCTGATAACCTGTTTAAAAACGGAAATATTATTTTCGAAAACTGGGTACAAGGCAAACGTTTCATTGTAAACAAAATGGATGTGGGCGATGTCCGCGGCACTTATAACTTAAATGTAGACGGTGTTGGTGCTTTGATCCTAAAAATTACAGGTACAGGTGGCGGTTCAATAGCTGCAATTGAAAGAACTGGTGTAGATAGTCTAAAAACGACGGCCACTTTTACCAGAAACGGCGATTGGGTAAGTATCAATTTTAACTTAAAGAAAAACCCTAAAGGTGATGTCCGTTTAAGCGGTTACATTACTTCGGCAAACCCGGTTACCATAAAAGGCGAATCGGCTCTGGCTGATGGTACTACCGGCAAGTTTACGGCAACCTATAAAGAAGCTGCAAAAGAAACACCTAAAAAAGAAGAGCCAAAAACTACTTTGGCCATGGGACCTGTGATTTATCCTTTCTCTGCCTTTGGTAGCACTGAACTTCCAAAACAAGAAACAGTTTTAATTAAAAATGGTACGGTTTGGACGAATGAAAAAGATGGAATCCTCCAAAATACCGATGTACTTTTAGAAAACGGAAAAATTAAAGCGGTTGGCAAAAACCTTTCAGCAAGCGGCGCAAAAGTGATCGATGCTACTGGTAAACACGTAACCGCAGGCATTATTGATGAGCACTCACACATTGCAGGTGCAGGCGGCATTAACGAAGGTGCACAATCGGTTTCTGCCGAGGTACGCGTTGCCGACATTCTCAACTCCGAAGACGTAAACATTTACCGCCAGCTGGCCGGTGGTGTAACCACTTCACACATCCTGCACGGGTCGGCCAATCCGATCGGTGGTCAGTCGCAACTAATCAAACTACGCTGGGGCAAATCGCCAGAGGAACTGAAATTTGCAGGTGCTGATGGCTTCATTAAATTCGCTTTGGGCGAAAACGTGAAACAAAGTAATTTCGGTACAGGTGCCCGTTTCCCGGTTACACGTATGGGTGTTGAGCAAACTTTTGTGGATGAATTTACCCGTGCAAAAGAATATGAAAAAGCTTTATCAGTGAAAGGTAACAGCGTACGTAAAGATCTAGAATTAGATGCTATTGTTGAGATTTTGAACAACAAACGTTTCATTACCTGCCACTCTTATGTGCAGAGCGAAATCAATATGTTAATTCATGTGGCTGATAGCTTAGGATTCAAGATCAATACCTTTACGCACATTTTAGAAGGCTATAAAGTGGCCGATAAAATGAAAGCGCACGGCATTGCAGGTTCTACCTTCTCCGATTGGTGGGCCTATAAAAACGAAGTGGCCGAAGCCATCCCTTACAATGGAAAAATTATGCATAACGTTGGTGTAACTACGGCTTTCAACTCTGACGATGCCGAAATGGCCCGTCACTTAAACCAGGAAGCTGGTAAATCGGTATTATACGGTAACGTTCCTGAAGAAGATGCTTTTAAGTTTGTAACCTTAAATCCGGCAAAAATGCTTCACATTGATGATAAAGTAGGCAGTTTAAAAGCGGGTAAAGATGCCGATGTGGTGATCTGGACAGCCAATCCACTTTCTATTTATGCCAGGGCAGAGAAAACTTTTGTAGATGGTATTGCTTATTGGGATATTGATAAAGATGCACAGGTAATTAAAACGCAACAAGCAGAAAAAGCACGCCTGATCCAAAAGATGTTAGAAAGTAAAAGCAAAGGAAGCCGTACACAACGCCCAACGGGTGATGCACCACGCCTTTACAATTGCGAAACTTTAGAAAACTATTCAGCAGAATTAACCGAGAAAGAACATGCACACTAA
- a CDS encoding amidohydrolase family protein: MKRYILSLALSATSLMCFAQANISPAKKQSKTIAITGATVHVGNGTVIENGTILFGNGKIISVTANGQVPQDDVMLIVATGKHIYPGFIAATTNLGLTEIEAVKATLDFQEIGDFNSHIRSIVAYNTDSKVPATLRSNGVLMAQPTPQGGTVSGSSSVVQLDAWNWEDAALKTDDAMHMTWPVTPRFRGGFGGFGRPQQSPESLAERTQAAIAQLTSFFAEAKAYSEMGKPEVINTRFEAMKKVFAGNEKLFIAAESQKDIVAAVNFARKFGITPVITGADEAYLIIDFLKENNVTLVVKQPHALPNNNDDDVNMPYKNAAVLANAGLNVVLSIDGYWQQRNLPFMAGTVTAWGLDKEKALSTITLNAAKAMGIDKTTGSIETGKDATFFISAGDALDMRTNKVEQAFIQGRDINLDNLHKQLDKKFSDKYTTEKK, encoded by the coding sequence ATGAAAAGATATATACTCAGCCTGGCTTTATCGGCAACAAGCCTAATGTGTTTTGCACAGGCAAACATTTCGCCAGCTAAAAAGCAAAGCAAAACCATCGCCATTACGGGTGCAACTGTACATGTTGGTAATGGCACAGTGATCGAAAACGGCACCATCCTTTTTGGCAACGGAAAAATTATCTCGGTTACCGCCAACGGGCAGGTACCACAGGATGATGTAATGCTCATTGTAGCAACAGGCAAACACATTTACCCTGGCTTTATCGCTGCAACCACCAATCTGGGTTTAACTGAAATTGAAGCCGTAAAAGCTACATTGGATTTTCAGGAAATTGGCGATTTTAATTCGCATATCCGTTCTATCGTGGCTTACAATACCGACTCAAAAGTTCCGGCCACATTACGCAGCAATGGTGTGTTAATGGCACAGCCAACCCCACAAGGCGGCACGGTTTCCGGCAGTTCGTCCGTTGTTCAGCTCGATGCATGGAACTGGGAAGATGCAGCCCTTAAAACCGACGATGCCATGCACATGACCTGGCCGGTTACCCCACGCTTCAGGGGTGGCTTTGGTGGTTTTGGCCGTCCACAACAATCGCCCGAAAGCTTAGCCGAAAGAACACAGGCAGCCATTGCACAGTTGACGTCTTTCTTTGCCGAAGCCAAAGCTTATTCGGAAATGGGCAAACCAGAAGTAATTAATACCCGTTTCGAAGCGATGAAGAAAGTATTCGCTGGCAACGAAAAATTGTTCATCGCAGCCGAAAGTCAGAAGGACATTGTTGCTGCCGTTAATTTCGCCAGGAAATTCGGGATTACTCCGGTAATTACAGGCGCTGATGAAGCCTACCTGATTATCGATTTCTTAAAAGAAAACAATGTTACTTTAGTGGTAAAACAGCCGCATGCTTTACCCAACAACAATGATGATGACGTAAATATGCCTTACAAAAATGCCGCAGTACTGGCTAACGCCGGTTTAAATGTAGTGTTGAGTATTGATGGTTACTGGCAACAACGCAACTTGCCTTTTATGGCGGGTACGGTTACCGCCTGGGGCTTAGACAAAGAAAAGGCATTATCAACCATTACCTTAAATGCGGCCAAAGCAATGGGTATTGATAAAACCACGGGCAGTATTGAGACGGGCAAAGATGCCACCTTCTTTATTTCTGCGGGCGATGCTTTGGATATGCGCACCAACAAAGTGGAGCAGGCTTTTATTCAGGGAAGAGATATCAACCTGGATAATCTGCATAAACAATTGGATAAAAAATTCAGCGATAAGTATACAACTGAGAAAAAATAG
- a CDS encoding TonB-dependent receptor: protein MKNLLIAMLLLFCLVQNQAFAQTTQASISGVITDQQKKPIPGVSVQIRNNSTGFTTKTSTNAQGEYTFKELPLGGPYSVKALYVGFGEQTRNGYMLNLGDVVRVNVAMQEASQDLDAVQVVASGLRNKVQNFGASTEISAKTMNQLPVNGRNFSNLMDLSPLSRGGNISGQLGSSTNYTIDGMNAKNPTSAGSTTSRSGAPYSISIEAVREFKVVTNQYDVTLGRAGGGTVTAVTKSGTNTVSGSAFGYGRADWLASRYDIRGVKRDNDFSTYQYGFTLGGPIIKDKLHYFVGLDHQKDARPLIIADVNGPADEARFRITNSTLAQFLDVARTKYGVANTPQYGSFDKKRGSDAAFARIDWQINDRNLLTVRDNYTNDRNPLGLADNTAINFYESYGNDKNVDNNLLATLRSTISSKITNELKIQHLYTFQASTQNDELTGAIPRAIVGNIKSDLADGTKGISTAIQIGGHRFGQEGFTNNVFQLVDNFYYNTDKVKYTFGVDVMYTNAKSLYGSEVNGRFEYSTSQIQDPAFPNDPTKKIEVPAITNFNNLAPNRFYREVPLVADPTVKAGIWNAAIYGQMQTKLAKGLDFIGGLRIDYSTYPKSPLNQQLFDAIGVRTDHELKQFLIQPRIQFNWDINENRTDFVRFGAGIFGSDVNNYVTINNLTFDGKHLATVDVFGANVPTPNFIGYRNGTVATPSLSALQVPTINTYAEDAKIPVVYKANLSYSKLITDKFKVGITGYVTLGRNNYMYVDRNMAANPFFTLANEGNRGVFVPTISIAASNGVADWKGGRLTDQFGRVLELNSKGKVNQFAVVLDATWNYFRDGEISASYTYNDTKDNTSYNGNVANSATLSLPVKDDPRDLSKMSYSDNQFRNKVVIYGTSPSFYGFRLGVRYSGIGGTRYSLLAGGNINGDFVATNDLAFVFDRNNQNIPANIRTGLQTLLDNPDASQSLKDYINKYSGQIAERNGGVNDFFGIVDLKLSYQLQLNKKHSIEFSGDVFNFANLLNKKWGVNETLGNQALYAVSAFDPTNKAYTYRVNNTGIVTPSGNPWQIQIGLRYGF from the coding sequence ATGAAAAATTTACTTATTGCAATGTTACTGCTGTTTTGCCTTGTCCAGAACCAGGCATTTGCACAAACAACCCAGGCATCAATTTCGGGTGTAATCACCGATCAACAAAAGAAACCTATTCCTGGGGTTTCGGTGCAGATCAGAAACAATTCAACAGGTTTCACTACTAAAACATCTACCAATGCCCAAGGCGAGTATACCTTTAAAGAACTTCCATTGGGTGGCCCTTATTCGGTCAAAGCCCTTTATGTAGGCTTTGGCGAGCAAACCAGAAATGGTTATATGTTAAACCTTGGCGATGTGGTTAGGGTAAACGTTGCCATGCAGGAAGCTTCGCAGGATTTAGACGCGGTACAGGTTGTGGCTTCGGGTTTAAGGAACAAAGTTCAAAACTTTGGCGCTTCTACAGAGATTTCAGCAAAAACAATGAACCAATTACCTGTAAACGGGCGTAATTTTTCTAACTTAATGGATTTATCTCCTTTAAGCCGTGGCGGAAACATTTCGGGACAGTTAGGTTCTTCTACAAATTATACCATTGATGGAATGAATGCTAAAAACCCAACATCAGCTGGTAGTACAACGAGTCGTAGTGGTGCACCATATTCAATTTCTATTGAGGCTGTTCGCGAGTTTAAAGTGGTAACCAATCAATATGATGTTACTTTAGGCAGAGCCGGAGGCGGTACAGTAACCGCTGTAACAAAGTCAGGTACAAACACAGTAAGTGGAAGCGCCTTTGGTTATGGCCGTGCAGATTGGTTAGCCAGCCGTTACGATATTAGAGGGGTAAAGCGTGACAATGATTTCTCTACTTATCAATATGGTTTTACTTTAGGTGGTCCAATTATTAAAGATAAATTACATTATTTCGTTGGTTTAGATCATCAGAAAGATGCTCGTCCATTAATTATTGCCGATGTTAACGGCCCCGCTGATGAAGCACGTTTCAGAATCACGAATAGTACTTTAGCACAGTTTTTGGATGTTGCCCGTACTAAATATGGTGTAGCAAATACGCCTCAATATGGTTCTTTCGACAAAAAGCGTGGTTCGGATGCTGCATTTGCCCGTATAGATTGGCAAATTAATGATAGAAATTTATTAACTGTTCGTGATAACTATACCAATGATAGAAATCCGCTGGGTTTAGCTGATAATACAGCGATAAATTTCTACGAAAGTTATGGTAACGATAAAAATGTTGACAATAATTTATTGGCAACTTTACGTTCAACTATAAGCAGCAAAATCACTAACGAATTAAAAATACAACATTTATATACTTTCCAGGCGAGTACGCAAAATGATGAATTAACAGGTGCCATTCCAAGAGCAATTGTAGGAAATATAAAATCTGACCTTGCTGATGGTACAAAGGGTATCTCTACTGCAATACAAATTGGTGGCCACCGTTTCGGACAAGAAGGTTTTACCAATAATGTTTTTCAATTGGTAGATAATTTTTATTATAATACGGATAAAGTTAAATATACGTTTGGTGTTGACGTGATGTATACCAATGCAAAATCTCTTTATGGTAGTGAAGTTAATGGCCGTTTCGAATATTCAACTTCTCAGATTCAAGATCCTGCTTTTCCAAATGATCCTACAAAAAAGATCGAAGTTCCGGCGATTACAAACTTTAATAACCTTGCTCCAAACAGATTTTATCGTGAAGTGCCTTTGGTTGCAGACCCAACTGTTAAAGCCGGCATTTGGAACGCCGCTATTTACGGCCAAATGCAGACTAAATTAGCAAAAGGCTTAGATTTTATAGGTGGTTTACGTATTGATTACAGTACTTATCCAAAATCGCCACTTAATCAACAACTATTTGATGCTATTGGCGTGAGAACAGACCATGAGTTAAAACAATTTTTAATTCAGCCAAGAATTCAATTTAATTGGGATATTAATGAAAACCGGACAGACTTTGTTCGTTTCGGAGCAGGGATTTTCGGCTCGGATGTGAACAATTATGTAACCATTAATAACTTAACCTTTGATGGTAAACATTTAGCAACAGTTGATGTTTTTGGCGCAAATGTACCAACACCAAACTTTATAGGTTATAGAAATGGTACTGTTGCTACACCTTCATTAAGTGCTTTACAGGTACCAACTATCAATACTTATGCAGAAGATGCAAAAATCCCAGTGGTTTATAAAGCCAACTTATCATACAGTAAATTAATTACCGATAAATTTAAGGTTGGGATTACGGGTTACGTAACATTAGGCCGTAATAACTACATGTATGTTGACAGAAATATGGCAGCAAATCCATTCTTTACCCTAGCTAATGAAGGTAACCGTGGCGTATTTGTACCAACTATAAGCATCGCAGCAAGTAATGGTGTTGCCGATTGGAAAGGCGGTCGTTTAACTGATCAGTTTGGCCGTGTGTTAGAATTAAATAGTAAAGGTAAAGTAAATCAATTCGCTGTCGTGTTAGATGCAACCTGGAATTATTTTAGAGATGGAGAAATCTCTGCAAGTTATACTTATAACGACACAAAAGATAATACATCGTATAATGGTAACGTGGCAAACTCTGCTACTTTATCTCTGCCTGTTAAAGATGATCCAAGAGATTTGAGCAAAATGTCTTATTCAGATAATCAATTCCGTAATAAGGTTGTTATTTATGGAACTTCGCCAAGTTTTTATGGCTTTAGATTAGGCGTTCGTTACTCTGGTATTGGTGGAACACGATATAGCTTATTGGCTGGCGGCAATATTAATGGAGATTTTGTGGCTACAAATGATTTAGCTTTTGTATTCGATAGAAACAATCAAAATATTCCTGCAAATATTCGAACAGGCTTACAGACATTATTGGATAATCCAGATGCAAGCCAAAGTTTAAAAGATTATATTAATAAATATTCTGGTCAGATAGCAGAGCGAAATGGTGGCGTGAATGACTTTTTTGGTATTGTTGATTTAAAATTAAGCTATCAACTACAATTAAATAAAAAGCATAGTATTGAATTCTCCGGAGATGTGTTCAATTTTGCAAACCTGCTTAACAAAAAATGGGGTGTAAATGAAACTTTGGGCAACCAGGCTTTATATGCTGTTAGCGCATTCGATCCTACAAATAAAGCTTATACATACCGTGTAAATAACACCGGCATTGTTACGCCATCAGGTAACCCCTGGCAGATACAAATTGGCTTACGTTACGGTTTTTAA
- a CDS encoding ABC transporter ATP-binding protein gives MGLLLNYLKHHKWIVALALLLAGINIGFSLLDPYITGRILDRFINKKDSLTYNQYLWGSLGLIGLAIGAAMVSRIAKNFQDYFTSVIVQKVGAKMYADGLQHSLKLPYQVFEDQRSGETLGILQKVRLDSEKFITAFISILFVSLIGMIFVIVYSVSVSYKVTLVYFSAIPIISFVSWFLSRKIKTIQRSIVGETTALAGSTTESLRNIELVKSLGLADQEIDRLNKTTYKILGLELKKVKYVRSMSFVQGTTVNLVRSTMVLVLLLLIFDNSITAGQYFSFLFYSFFLFGPLQELGNVILTWREAEVSLGNFKKILSTPVDKKPDNPTSIAKIKDLTFSNVGFKHLTANKNALENISFKTHHGQTIAFVGPSGSGKSTLVKLLVGLYPAKDGEILYNGIPSNDIDLDALREKIGFVTQDTQLFSGTIRENLLFVNPNATDEECYKVLNQAACQTLLARADKGLDSLIGEGGVKVSGGEKQRLSIARALLRQPDILVFDEATSSLDSITEEEITKTIRSVSDLTDHITILIAHRLSTIKHADKIYVLEKGNIIEEGRHEELIAQNGLYQAMWRQQIGERVVEA, from the coding sequence ATGGGATTATTACTTAACTACCTGAAACACCACAAGTGGATTGTGGCCTTAGCGCTATTGCTGGCAGGCATAAATATTGGTTTTTCACTTTTAGATCCATATATCACCGGTCGTATTTTGGACCGTTTTATCAATAAAAAAGATTCGTTAACCTATAACCAATACCTTTGGGGCTCTCTTGGTTTAATCGGGCTGGCTATTGGCGCAGCCATGGTTTCGCGTATCGCTAAAAACTTTCAGGATTATTTCACCAGTGTAATTGTTCAAAAAGTTGGCGCAAAAATGTATGCTGATGGTTTGCAACATTCTCTAAAACTGCCTTACCAGGTTTTCGAAGATCAACGTAGTGGAGAAACCCTGGGTATTTTACAAAAAGTACGTTTAGATTCAGAGAAGTTTATCACCGCCTTTATCAGTATCCTTTTTGTAAGTTTAATTGGAATGATTTTCGTTATCGTGTATTCGGTTTCGGTAAGCTACAAAGTTACCTTAGTTTATTTTTCGGCTATCCCGATCATCAGTTTCGTAAGCTGGTTTTTAAGTCGCAAAATTAAAACCATCCAACGCTCTATCGTTGGCGAAACTACTGCTTTGGCAGGTTCTACCACCGAATCGTTAAGAAACATCGAACTGGTTAAGAGTTTAGGTTTGGCCGATCAGGAAATTGACCGGCTGAATAAAACCACATACAAAATTCTCGGCTTAGAACTTAAAAAAGTGAAATATGTGCGCAGTATGAGTTTTGTTCAGGGCACTACAGTAAACCTGGTGCGCAGCACAATGGTGTTGGTTTTACTATTGCTTATTTTCGATAATTCCATTACTGCCGGACAGTATTTTTCATTCCTTTTTTACTCATTCTTCCTTTTCGGACCGCTCCAGGAGCTGGGCAATGTGATTTTAACCTGGCGTGAGGCCGAAGTTTCGTTGGGTAACTTTAAAAAGATTTTAAGTACACCGGTTGATAAAAAACCTGATAATCCAACTTCTATAGCAAAAATTAAGGATTTAACCTTTAGCAATGTGGGTTTCAAACACCTAACAGCCAATAAAAATGCTTTAGAAAATATTTCGTTTAAAACCCATCACGGGCAAACCATTGCATTTGTTGGTCCATCGGGTTCTGGAAAAAGCACACTGGTGAAACTATTGGTGGGTTTATATCCGGCAAAAGATGGTGAGATTTTATACAATGGCATTCCAAGCAACGATATTGATCTTGATGCCTTACGCGAGAAAATTGGCTTCGTAACGCAAGACACCCAGTTATTCTCGGGTACAATAAGAGAAAACCTTTTATTTGTTAATCCTAATGCAACTGACGAAGAGTGTTATAAAGTATTGAACCAGGCTGCTTGTCAAACACTTTTGGCCCGTGCCGATAAAGGTTTAGATTCATTAATTGGCGAAGGTGGGGTTAAGGTTTCTGGTGGTGAGAAACAACGTTTATCAATTGCTAGAGCACTGCTCCGTCAGCCAGATATTTTGGTTTTTGATGAGGCTACGTCCTCGCTGGATTCGATTACAGAAGAAGAAATTACCAAAACCATCCGTTCGGTATCAGATTTAACCGATCACATTACCATTTTGATTGCCCACCGTTTATCTACCATAAAACATGCTGATAAAATTTATGTTCTGGAGAAAGGCAACATCATTGAAGAAGGAAGGCATGAAGAATTAATTGCACAAAACGGTTTATATCAGGCCATGTGGCGCCAACAAATTGGCGAGAGAGTTGTTGAAGCTTAA
- a CDS encoding PLD nuclease N-terminal domain-containing protein: MLLAQVESNQIAIIIIIAAILWLALILTALYHISRNNSIGFSVKVLWFIIILLAPFLGSIIYLIWGKNKKF, from the coding sequence ATGTTACTGGCACAAGTAGAAAGCAATCAGATCGCAATTATCATTATTATAGCAGCCATATTATGGCTGGCCTTAATATTAACCGCATTGTACCATATATCGAGAAACAACAGTATCGGTTTCTCGGTAAAAGTACTTTGGTTTATCATTATCCTCCTGGCCCCCTTTTTAGGTTCCATTATTTATTTAATCTGGGGCAAGAATAAGAAATTTTAA
- a CDS encoding MFS transporter, giving the protein MTDSDPNSVIAKPDPFAALRYKEFRSFLGMRFFFTLAYQMQAVVIGYHIYDLTHDPLKLGLVGLCEAIPAIGIALYGGYIADKSEKRGLLIKIFSGVWLASVLMLIITSKYLHLKEDLIVLIMYGLVFCIGLARGFFGPATFSLMAKIVPKELYPNSSTWNSSSWQLATIIGPLVGGLVNWLWGITAAYSVIVGLVSISLICIFTFKKHPATYVPTQNIFHSLKEGIQFVFKTKMMVWAMSLDLFSVFFGGAVALLPMFAKDVFHLGSFGLGMMRGAASSGAVITMLAMTRFSPMGKPWRNLLIAVTGFGLSIICYGLSKNFYLTLFFLFLEGSFDSVSVIIRQTIMQLLTPDDMRGRVSAVNSMFIGSSNEIGEFESGLTAKLMNLVPAVVFGGSMTIAIAGITWFKTRSLTRLSLQDINEQTTKIT; this is encoded by the coding sequence GTGACAGATTCAGACCCCAACTCCGTTATTGCAAAACCAGATCCATTCGCAGCCCTGCGATATAAAGAATTTAGATCATTCTTGGGCATGCGGTTCTTTTTTACGCTTGCTTACCAAATGCAGGCCGTTGTTATTGGTTACCATATTTACGATTTAACTCACGATCCGTTAAAATTAGGTTTAGTTGGTTTATGTGAAGCCATTCCAGCTATTGGAATTGCATTATACGGTGGTTACATTGCCGATAAAAGCGAAAAACGTGGATTGTTAATCAAGATATTTTCAGGTGTTTGGCTGGCTTCGGTTTTAATGCTGATTATTACCAGTAAATACCTTCACCTTAAAGAAGACCTCATTGTACTCATTATGTATGGTTTGGTTTTTTGCATTGGCTTAGCCAGAGGCTTTTTTGGTCCGGCAACTTTTTCTTTAATGGCTAAAATTGTACCCAAAGAGTTGTATCCAAACTCGAGTACATGGAATAGTAGCAGCTGGCAATTGGCTACCATTATTGGCCCATTAGTTGGGGGGCTGGTAAATTGGCTATGGGGCATTACAGCAGCATATAGTGTAATTGTAGGGTTGGTTTCCATATCATTGATCTGCATATTTACTTTCAAAAAACACCCCGCCACTTACGTGCCTACACAAAATATATTCCACAGCTTAAAAGAAGGAATCCAGTTTGTTTTTAAAACCAAAATGATGGTATGGGCCATGAGTTTAGACCTGTTTTCTGTATTTTTTGGTGGAGCTGTAGCTTTGCTGCCCATGTTTGCCAAAGATGTTTTTCACTTAGGGTCATTTGGATTGGGCATGATGCGTGGTGCAGCATCTTCAGGCGCTGTAATTACCATGTTGGCCATGACCCGCTTTTCGCCAATGGGAAAACCCTGGCGCAACTTGTTAATCGCGGTAACTGGATTTGGCCTTAGCATTATTTGCTATGGTTTATCTAAAAATTTCTATTTAACATTATTCTTTTTGTTCCTGGAGGGATCATTTGATAGCGTAAGTGTAATCATCAGACAAACAATTATGCAATTACTTACTCCTGATGATATGCGGGGGCGGGTTTCGGCAGTAAACAGTATGTTTATTGGTTCATCAAACGAGATCGGTGAATTCGAGTCGGGTTTAACTGCTAAGCTCATGAACCTTGTTCCGGCGGTTGTATTTGGAGGAAGTATGACGATAGCGATAGCAGGTATTACCTGGTTTAAAACACGATCATTAACCAGGTTGAGTTTGCAGGATATTAATGAACAGACTACGAAAATTACTTAA